The Macaca nemestrina isolate mMacNem1 chromosome Y unlocalized genomic scaffold, mMacNem.hap1 SUPER_Y_unloc_1, whole genome shotgun sequence genome window below encodes:
- the LOC139361195 gene encoding testis-specific chromodomain protein Y 2-like — MASQEFEVETIVDKRQDKNGNTVYLVRWKGYDKQDDTWEPEHHLMNCEKCIHDFNRRQTEKQKKLEWTRTSRICSNNARRRTSRSTKADYTKSSPKMLVTGKQHGSKSSQLFAASKNVRRKAALLLTDAKDMELVNSTLKTFAPDSPVDNKKAVSGFQELKKLDPIAVDQQDMVDFKVTEGKPIRDPLSGPSAEQAGIENRTLLQPLMSQMSGSVTASVATSSAPQKAIVVLIDPLAATGTADTHTSVPRVKGGKRHVTDDGRDQSFVKKMYFTIRLTESASTYRDIVVKKEDGFTQILLSTRSTEKNALNTEVIKEMVNALNRAAADDSKLVLLSAAGSVFCCGLDFGYFVKHLRNDRNKASFEMVNTIKNFVNTFIQFKKPIVVSVNGPAIGLGASVLPLCDLVWATEKAWFQTPYTTFGQSPDGCSTVTFPKIMGEASANEMFIAGRKLTAREACAKGLVSQVFLTGTFTEEVMIQIRKLSLHNAVVLEECKALVRCNIKMELEKANERECEVLRKIWGSAQGVESMVKYVENQINEF; from the coding sequence ATGGcttcccaggagtttgaggttgaaACTATTGTTGACAAAAGACAAGACAAAAATGGGAATACAGTGTATTTGGTTCGGTGGAAAGGTTATGACAAACAGGATGACACTTGGGAACCAGAACATCACCTCATGAACTGTGAAAAATGTATACATGATTTTAATAGACGACagactgagaaacagaaaaaactagAATGGACCAGGACAAGTAGAATTTGTTCAAACAATGCCAGAAGAAGAACTTCCAGATCTACCAAAGCAGACTATACTAAGAGCTCTCCTAAAATGCTAGTGACTGGCAAACAACACGGATCCAAAAGCAGCCAGTTATTTGCTGCCAGCAAGAACGTTAGGAGAAAGGCAGCTTTACTTCTCACCGACGCAAAGGATATGGAGTTAGTAAATTCAACCCTCAAGACATTTGCACCTGACAGTCCTGTGGACAACAAGAAAGCTGTGAGCGGCTTTCAGGAACTCAAGAAACTGGACCCTATTGCAGTAGATCAGCAGGACATGGTGGACTTCAAGGTGACAGAAGGGAAACCAATCAGGGACCCTTTGTCAGGTCCCAGTGCAGAACAGGCTGGAATAGAGAACAGGACCCTGCTACAGCCACTAATGTCTCAGATGTCTGGTTCAGTTACTGCTTCTGTGGCCACAAGCTCAGCTCCCCAAAAAGCTATAGTGGTATTAATAGACCCGTTAGCAGCCACTGGAACAGCAGACACACATACATCAGTTCCAAGAGTGAAAGGTGGCAAAAGACATGTTACTGATGATGGCAGAGACCAGTCTTTTGTCAAGAAAATGTACTTCACCATAAGGCTAACAGAGAGTGCCAGCACATACAGAGACATTGTAGTGAAGAAAGAGGATGGATTCACCCAGATATTGCTATCAACCAGATCGACAGAAAAAAATGCACTGAATACAGAAGTAATTAAAGAAATGGTGAATGCTCTGAATAGGGCTGCTGCAGATGACAGCAAGCTTGTGTTACTCAGTGCAGCTGGAAGTGTGTTTTGTTGCGGTCTTGATTTTGGGTATTTTGTGAAGCATTTAAGGAATGACAGAAACAAAGCAAGCTTTGAAATGGTGAACACCATCAAGAACTTTGTGAATACCTTTATTCAGTTTAAAAAGCCTATTGTTGTATCAGTCAATGGCCCTGCCATTGGACTTGGTGCTTCCGTTCTGCCCCTTTGTGACCTAGTGTGGGCAACTGAAAAGGCGTGGTTCCAAACCCCTTATACAACATTTGGACAGAGTCCAGATGGATGTTCTACTGTTACATTTCCAAAAATCATGGGTGAAGCATCTGCCAATGAAATGTTTATTGCTGGGCGAAAACTGACAGCGCGGGAGGCATGTGCCAAAGGCCTGGTCTCTCAGGTGTTCTTGACTGGAACTTTCACCGAAGAGGTTATGATTCAAATTAGGAAGCTTTCCTTACATAATGCAGTTGTGCTAGAAGAATGTAAGGCCCTTGTTCGCTGCAATATTAAGATGGAGTTGGAAAAGGCCAATGAGAGAGAGTGTGAGGTGCTGAGGAAGATCTGGGGCTCAGCCCAAGGGGTCGAATCCATGGTAAAGTATGttgaaaatcaaattaatgaGTTTTAA